DNA sequence from the Chroococcidiopsis sp. TS-821 genome:
TGCAGCATTATGCCTTGCTATCTGGGCGGCTTATGGAGCGCAGCGCGGAGAAAGTTTAGATTATACCTATTTTGTATTTTTGCCATTAATTTGGATTGCGATTCGCCATGGTTTTGAACGAGCCGCCGCTGCAGTGCTGTTTATCAACATCGGAGTGGCAATTTTTGTGCAAGCGAGGCTAAGTGGTTCTAATGTTTTTGCGTTGCAATTTGGGATGATGGCAATTTCGCTGACGGGTATCTTGTTAGGTGGCTTTGCGTCACAACGGAGACAAGCAGAGACAAAACTCAACTATTCTGCACAACACCTGCAAATTTTACACGAGCTTGACCAAGCAATTTTGGCTACGCGATCGCTAAGTGAAATTGCTGTAGCAGCAGTGACACAGGTTGCTCAAATTATACCTTGTACGCGGATTAGTCTTGTCATGTTCGACTTTGAAAAAAGTGAGTTCGTACTATTGGCGATTTATACTGCGCAAGAAACTCAAAGTTTAGGCATCCGCTTACCGCTTGCAACTTTTGGAGATATTGAGCCTTTACAGCGCGGTGAGGTAAATGTGGTTCAAGAAACTCGCACGTTCACAGAAATGCCTGCTGCTGCAGAACTTTTATTGGGAAATCAGGTGCGCGCGTATATCAATATTCCTTTGATGGCTCAGAGAACTTTAATGGGTGCGCTGAATCTTGCCAAAGACACATTAGGCGCTTTTCCTAGTCAATTGCGAACATTAGCCGAACAAGTTGCCAGTACTGTTGCGATCGCAATGCAACAAGCTCGACTTTTTGAGCAGATTGAACGCCAAGCACTGCACGAGCGATCGCTCAATCAAATCAGTCGTACTCTCAATTCGAGTCTCGATCCGCAAGCTGTTTTGTGTCAAATTGTGCAACTAACAGGAGAATGTTTTGCGGTCGACCGCGTCGCAATTTTTGCTTTCAATAATAGACAAATTCGAGTGCTCAACGAGTGGCGATCGCGCGAAGAAGTTGTTTCTATCCTGAATTATACAGCCCCCGTTGCTGAGTGGCCTGATTTGCTCGATCCTGAGTCTGACTTTTTTCGTTACCACTTTTTCCACGCCCCAGACTATACTCAACAACCAATGACACAAGCACGGTTACGGCTAATCGAAGACGCTAAAACTTGTTCTGTCTTGACTGTACCTATTTTTGTGCGCGATCAATTGTTTGGTGGTTTATCAATCCAGACAACGACAACATATCGCACGTTTACTACAGAAGAAATTAGCTTATTGCAGCGAATTGCCGAACAAGCAGCGATCGCACTTTACAATGCCCGTAGTTATGAATCTTTAGAAGAAACTGTTCGACAGCGCACCCAAGAATTAGAGCAAGAAAAGCAACTTTCAGAAGCCGCTAACCGCGCTAAGACTGAGTTTTTAAGTAATATCAGTCATGAACTGCGCACCCCTTTAACAGGAATTCTTGGCTTTTCTAGTGTTTTACTCGAACAAGTTTTTGGTTCTTTAAATGCTAAACAAATTCAATATTTAGAATTGATTGCAAGTTCAGGAAGGCATTTATTAGAACTTATTAATGACTTGTTAGATATGACTAAAATTGAAGCAGCAAAAGAAGAATTACACTTCGAACGAGTTAGTGTAGCAGAAATAGCAGATGCTTGTATATCACTATTTCAAGAGCGCGCTCGCGAGCAAGGATTAAAACTTGAGCTACACATAGCACCAAATGTCACTGATTGTATTGCAGATAAGCGTCGTTTAAAACAAATTTTAGTCAATCTTTTAGCAAATGCAATTAAATTCACCGAATCTGGTTCAGTGACTTTAAACATTACACAAACAGCAACAGAAATTCAATTTTCTGTGATTGATACAGGAATTGGAATTTCGCAAGAAGATTTAGCTAAATTATTTCAACCTTTTCAACAGTTAGATAGTGGATTAAATCGCAAGTATGAAGGTACAGGCTTAGGCTTAGCCTTATCGCGTAAACTTGCACAACTCCACAACGGCGATCTTACAGTAGAGTCAGAACTAGGGCGCGGTAGTTGTTTTACGCTTCACTTACCCCTCATAGTCTCCGGCGAAACAACCTGATTAGTGTGGGTGATTGGTAATTGTTGTGTTTAGCCACTAACCACTCATCTTTTCTAATCACTAACCACACTCTCTACAATAGATCCAAGGACATATTAAGAGTTAATGAACAAAAAATGCAGGAGAAACTAGCACAACTACAAGCGTTATTTAGAGATATGGAACAGGCTTTAATTGCCTACTCTGGGGGAGTGGATAGTACCTTAGTTGCGAAGATTGCTTTTGATGTTTTAGGCGATCGCGCTTTGGCAATTACAGCAGTATCGCCATCGCTGTTACCTGAAGAGTTAGAAGACGCCAAAATCCAAGCCGCCCAAATTGGAATTGCACATCAGGCTATCCAAACGCATGAAATGGATAATCCTAACTATACTGCTAACCCTGTGAATCGCTGCTACTTCTGCAAAAGCGAATTACACGATACGCTTAAACCAATTGCACAACAAATGGGTTATCCCTATATTGTCGATGGTGTGAATGCAGATGACTTGCGCGATTATCGCCCAGGAATTCAAGCTGCTAAAGAACGCGGCGTGCGATCGCCTCTAGCGGAAGTTGGCGTGACGAAAGCTGAAGTTCGCCAAATTTCACAACACTTAGGTTTACCGTGGTGGGATAAACCTGCACAACCTTGTTTAAGTTCGCGTTTTCCTTACGGTGAAGAAATCACTGTAGCTAAGTTGCAACGCGTTGGAAGGGCGGAGATGTATCTGCGGAAATTAGGCTTACAAAATCTCCGCGTGCGTTCTGAGGGCGATACCGCACGCATCGAGTTACCACCAGAAAAGATTAAGGAATTTGTCTTAACAACCGATTTGCAGACGCTTGTAGCGGCGTTTCAGGAGTTTGGCTTTGTGTATGTCACGTTAGATTTAGAAGGCTACCGTAGCGGTAAGCTAAATCAAGTTTTGCCGCAGGTGACGAATTCAGTATAAGTTTAAGGGACTCAAAACATAAAGGAATTGTGGCTTTTCAATTAGAGAATGTTGTTCCTTGGGGACGATCTTTACCAGAATATATCAAGATGTTTGATTTGACTTCTGATGATTTTAAGTTAAGAATTCTTGATTGTGCTGGTGGTCCTGCAAGTTTTAATGCAGAAATGACAAAAAGAGGTTACAGCGTCGTTTCTTGCGACCCGCTTTATCAGTTTAGCAGTGCAGAAATTGCTCAACGTATTCAAAAGACTTATCCTGTGATTCTTCAGGGCGTTCGAGAAACTCGCGATCATTTGGTGTGGCGAGATATCGCATCGCCCGAACAACTAGGAGAAATTAGAATGGCGGCGATGCGTCAGTTTCTTGATGACTTTCCTGTAGGAGTCGCTGCAGGAAGGTATATTACTGCTAAGTTGCCAAGTTTACCGTTTAATTTAGGGGAATTTGATTTAGCGTTGTGCGCGCATTTGCTGTTTACTTATTCTGAGCAATTTTCACTAGAGTTTCATCTTCAATCAGTTCTAGAACTGTGTCGAGTCGCGAAAGAAGTTCGTATTTTCCCCTTACTTGTTAACTTCTCAAATGATGTTTCTCCTTGGGTAGAGCCTGTAATGAATCATCTCCAAAATCAAGGCTATACAACAGAAATTAAGCAAGTTGCTTATGAGTTTCAAAAAGGCGGAAATCAGTTGTTACGTGTTTATAAACGATAAAATTTTCCTCGACTTTTAAACTTCAATCTCTCTTGAGTAACTAAAAAATTGTAATTATTTAGTTAGTGTATAGTCGTTAGCCACTTCAAAAAAGTAAAAAATATGTCCGTAAAGAGAACTATTTGTGAGCGATGCTGAAACTTTGTTTGGAGCAATAGAAACTCAATAGTTAGAGGAATACGTAACAGCGACGACTTTAACAGATATTTTTTACGTAGTGAAAAAAACAAAGAAGTGGAGAAATCGCCAAATAAGCAATAATGATAATTTTGACAGCGATGCAAGTTTGGAGCGCCGATAGCAGTATCTCAGAAGCTGCAGTATCGTCTCAAATATCAGATAGTTTGTACAACATCTGAGAATCTAGATGCGATAGCAATAGCAATTCAAGGGATGTTTAGAGCAAAGTAAAAGTCAGTTGTATATTACTACTACAGCTTGCTTTTAACCCAGACCCCTGACTTCTGCTATATCCGATCCGCAACATTTTGCAGGCAGTATTTTACCAATTTTGTCTGCAGGAACACTCCTAGCGTGCTTGTCTTCGCTACAGTAACGAGTGGAGCATATGAGAGATTTTGTTGCATGAGTCAAATCGTCTGGATTGCGCGACATGGAAACCGCATTGATTTTGTTAACCCCGAATGGTTTAATACTGCCGAAAGACGCTTCGATCCGCCGCTTTCGGATGATGGAGTAGTACAAGCTTATCAATTAGGACAACGTTTGAAAACGGAAAACATCGCGCATATCTTTGCTTCTCCATTTTTGCGCACAGTGCAAACAGCAAACCAAATCGCTGAAGCTTTAGATTTACCAATTAAATTAGAGGCGGGTTTGAGTGAATGGTTAAATCCTGCTTGGTTTCCAGATATGCCAGAGAAACTATCGATTGAAGCATTAACTGAACTTTACCCGCGAATTGATCCGAGTTACACTTCGCGCATTATTCCACAATATCCTGAAACGCACGCCGAAATGCTAGTCCGCGCAGGTAAAACGGCAACAATCCTTGCCGATGAGTTCTTCTCAGAAGATATTCTATTAGTAGGACATGGTGCATCTGTCCTGGGTGGTGCTGTCGGGCTTGTTGGTGCAACTGCTAAAGATCGAGTAAAAGCATCTTTATGCTGCTTAGTCAAAGTAGTGCGTCAGGAACCAGACTGGTTACTAGAGTTAACAGGAGATACGTCTCACTTGAGCGAGGTTGAAGAAGTTATTCGATTTAACTAATTATAGTTACAGTGCACTAGCGCAGGTATCTTGCCTGCCTATATGCTCTAAAAAGAGCAGTTTAGAGGCAACATGACGTTACTACTAGCAGGCGATATTGGTGGAACAAAAACGATTTTGCGCTTGGTGCAGCAGCCAGAAATCGGCGAGATGCAAACGCTGTATGAAGAACGTTACATTAGCCGCAATTATCCAGATTTAGTACCAATTGTCCGCCAGTTTCTCGCCACCGCAGTCAAAAAGACGGGTAAAGATACAACGCCAGAAAAAGCGTGTTTTGCGATCGCAGGTCCTGTTGTGAACAATGCGGTAAAACTGACAAATCTTGCATGGATTCTCGATTCGCAACGTTTAGAACAAGAACTAAAAATCGCGCCAATTTCGTTAATTAATGATTTTGCCGCAGTTAGCTATGGCGTTTTGGGGTTGAAGGAAGAAGATTTACATACTCTGCAAGCAGGTAAACCGCAACCTTCCGCGCCAGTTGCAGTGATTGGCGCAGGTACTGGCTTAGGACAAGGATTTTTGATTAAAAAGGAAAAAGAGTTTGATGTCTTTGCTTCAGAAGGCGGACACGCCGATTTTGCTCCGCGTTCTGAGTTAGAATTTTTGCTACTGAAGTATTTACTTGATAAGCACGATATTCAAAGAGTTTCAGTTGAAAGAGTTGTTTCAGGTCAAGGGATTATTGCCATTTATCAATTTTTACGCGATCGCGAGTATGCTACTGAGACTCCTGAAATTGCCGAAATCGTAAGTACCTGGGAAAAACAAGCAGGAACAGAAAAAAGTGTCGATCCAGCAGCGGTGATTTCAACAGCTGCACTTGCAGGGAGCGATCGTCTCTGCGAACAAACAATGCAAATGTTTGTCGAAGCTTATGGCGCGGAGGCAGGGAATCTTGCTTTGAAGCTTTTACCGTACAATGGACTTTATATTGCAGGTGGCATTGCGCCTAAAATTTTACCACTTCTTCAAGAAGGGAGTTTTCTTCGTGCTTTTACAAGTAAAGGACGAATGCGTTCTATTCTAGAGGACGTACCAGTTCATATTGTACTCAATCCGCAAGTTGGATTAATTGGCGCAGCGTTGTACGCGGCTAGACTGTAAACAAAACACTGCAAACACAATTACTGAAAAATCAAGTTTAATCGCCGTTGTGCAGCTTGTAAGGCTTCAGTGGGTGAACTTTTACCTAGTAACACAGCTTCTAGCGCCCGCCCAATATTTTCAGAAACGCGGCTGTATCCAGGAAAAATCGGACGCGATCGCCCGTATTGTGCTTGCTCTAAAAAGACTTGCACTGCTGGTAGTTCTTTAGCAAACGCTTTGTATTGATCGTTTTCTCGCGCTTTGAGGTTGACGGGTAAGTAACCTGTACCAATCGCCCATTGTGTTTGAAATTGTTCGCTCAAAACAAACTCGGCAAATTTCAGCGCAGCTTGTTCGCGTTGGGGTGTGGATTTAAATACAAATAAATTTTCACCGCCAATTCCGGTAGCGCGGCGCTTGTTAACGGGAATCGGAAACACGCCAAAATCGACGCCAGTACTCTTTAATTGTCCCAAAGTCCACGGTCCTGTGAGTTGCATTGCGACTTTACCCGCTAAAAAGTTATCAATTTCAAAACCGCGTTCGGGTAACGATAACACAGCAGAACCATCCGCGATCAGGTTTTGCCAGAACTGCAAGGCGGCGATCGCACCAGAATTGTTCGCTAAATCAACAGCTACGGCTTGTTGCGTATCCCCGACTAACTCGCCACCTGCACTCCACATAAACGGTAGCCACAGAAATACTGCAAATTCGCCTTTACCTAAAGGTAAAAACATCCCGTGTTGGTCGATACGGTTGTCACCATCAGTATCGCGCGTTAACTGACGGGCGACTTGGCGCAATTCCTCCCAGGTTTCGGGTAGTTTTGTAATTCCCGCCGCTTGAAATAAACTCGGACGATAAAATACTCCTGAATTATTTGTACCGAATGGCACTGACCAAATGTGTCCTTGATACTCCATCGATTCAAATAAAGCAGGATCGAGTTGCTTTTTGACAGGTAACGCTGTTAACCAGTCTTCGAGGGGACGAATTGCGTCAAGTTCTACAAGTTGACCGGTTAGTGTCGCGTTGAACCATAATAAGTCAGGTGGTGCATTGCCGACGACTGCTGCCAAAATTTTGGGTAGTTGCTGTTCGGCTTGTCCAACATAAAGTGATTCTACTTGAATGTCTGGATGCTCTTGATTAAACTGGTCAACTAATTTTTGTAGGACGTCTCGATTGGATGGCGGATTGACCCCATGCCAAAATGTTATTTTAGTAACATTGGGTGTTTGGGTGTTTGCTATTTGACATCCTGATAGTGATAGCTCTAAAACAAATAGTGCAATTAAGATTAGTGCTACTTGAAAAACTCGTTGAAGCAAATTTTGGATTTGTTGCATCATCTATTCTGTAAGTAGGAGAATTTAGTATAGTTATTTTATTAAAAATACTAGCTTCTTAAAAAGAACCACTAAGGAACAAAGTACGCAAAAAGAAGGATAAAAAGGTTGTCAAGGCTAAGTTCGCTTCATGTTTAAAAAGTTTTGGTCGTTTATTGCTCTTTTTATTTTTGGAATTGTTTTATTTTCTGGGTGTTTTATTAGGCAGGACAATAGTGATGTTGTGACTGTAACGCTGAGTGGCTGGAGTAATTTACAGGAAAAACAATTACTGCAACAAGTGTTAAATGAGTTTGAAGCATTGCATCCTAATATTAAGGTTAAATATGATGCGATCGCAGATGAATACATGGATGTCTTGAAAACTCGTTTAATCGGCGATACCGCAGCAGATGTTTTTTATCTTGATGCTTTAGAAGCACCTGGACTGATTGAACCAGGTGTATTAGAGCCACTCGATGATTACGTTACGCCGGAATTTGATATTGCGGATTTTCAACCGTCACTGCTTGCTGCTTTTCAACAAAATGGCAAAACTTATGGCTTTCCTAAAGACTTTTCCACGCTGGTGCTGTTTTATAATAAACAAGCTTTTGCTGAAGCTGGTTTGTCGCAGCCACCTCAAACTTGGGAAGAATTAAGAGAGTATGCTAAAAAACTTACGGTTGACCAAAACAATGATGGTAGAATTGACCGCTACGGATTTGGAGTTAATCCAGAACTTGCGCGACTGTACTTTGTCATTAAAGCCTTTGGTGGTGAGTTAATTAATACACTAGAACAAGCTACGTTTGCTTCTCCAGAAAGTTTGCAAGGTTTGCAATTAATCGTCGATCAATATCGTCAAGATCGATCGTCCGCTCAGCCTTCTGATGCTGGAACAACGTCAGGTGGTGAAATCTTTGGTCAAGGTAAAGCTGCAATGGTAATTGAAGGACCTTGGTTAATTCCTTATTTGGACGATACTTTTCCAGCACTTGAATACGCAACAGCTGAAGTGCCAACAATTGCAGGAAAAAAAGGTACGATGGCTTATACCGTTGCTTACGTCATGAATAAGAAATCGCCGCATAAACGAGAAGCATGGCAGTTAATTTCTTATCTAACCGGAAAAGAAGGAATGACCTTGTGGACAAGTACGGGAATGGCGTTACCAACGCGTAAATCTGTCACGCAAAAGCTTGGCTACGATCAAAAGCCTTTATATGCACCATTTATTGCCGGTGCAGAGTATGCTACTGTATGGCAGGCTGGTAAAAATTTACCAACAATTATGAATAATTTTAATAATCAATTTATTAGTGCGCTATTAGGCGAACAACCACTAGATATTGCTATGCAAAAAGCTCAAAATACTGCAAATCGAGAAATTGAATTAATGCAGTGATTTAATGAGAATCATACATCAAATTCTCTGAATATCCATAACTTTTAACCATCCCTAAGATAATTTATGACTACTCTACTGCCAATTACCCATTACCTATCAGTTTCCCAAAACCTAAAATTTCTGATAGGTATTTTTAGCATCGGCTCAACGATAAGCTAGGATCTATATCTATCCTCATGTGCGTCGCTCGCTTATGAATCGTTCTCATCAATTAGCAGAAGATAAATTGCCTGTCACTAGGGAGGAACATTCCCATAGCCACGATACTCGCAACGGAGGCGATCGCATAGGAGAGTCGTCAGCGCATCCTCACGTTCACAGCGAGGAATCACTCAGAAGCATTGTCAATCGCTTATCGCGCATTGAAGGACACATTCGCGGCGTGAAAACTATGGTACAAGAAAGCCGTCCGTGTCCAGAGGTACTGGTACAAATTGCTGCGGTACGCGGTGCGTTAGATCGAGTTGCGCGGATGATTTTGGATGCGCATCTTAGTGAGTGTATTACAAGAGCCGCTCAAGAAGGAAACATCGAAGTAGAAATGGCAGAGTTGAAAGCCGCTTTAGATCGATTTTTACCTTAAAAATAACTTTAAAAGCAGCTGTCACTTAGCAAGGAGTAATGTTAAAGTTTCTGGGAATCAGGCGTGACTTCCAGAAACCATTATGTTAGAACGATGGAAAAATCGAGTTCCCTTGGCTGCGGGTGTAGGATTATGCGCTGTGCTGATTGGGGTAGCAGTGATAGCTGCAAAGTCTAACGAGTGGTTGCAGTCGCCACAAGACAACGCACTACACGCAATCGATCGTCCAAAATCTTCAGTTCTGCCTTTAGTACCGCTATCGCCCACAGCACGAATGGTACAACTTAGCGCGATCGCCCAGTTACCGCCTTCTCAAGACCGCGATCGCGCCCGTTATATACTAGCCAACGATTATCTCCAGACTCAGCAAGCCGAACAAGCGCTACAACTTCTCGATGGTTTAGACCAAAGTTACCCTGTACTTGCTGCACCAATTCTTTCCAAACGCGCCCAAGCGTATGAGATTTTAGGCGATACCGCGAACGCGCAAGCAACGTATCAAGAATTGCTACAACGATATCCCACGCATCCAGTTGCAGTTGAAGCATTGTATTTTTTAGGAAGAACGACACCGCAGTATTGGCAAAAGGCGATCGCGCAATTTCCTTCGCATCCCCGTACGCTAGAAATCGCCCGTTTGTTACTACAACAAAATCCAAATCAACCACAGTTAATGCTACTCCTAGCAAGACATGGTTATGAACAACCAGGCGTTGTGGCAGTATTAGATCGACTCGCGAGTAACTATTCAGGACAATTACAACCCCAAGATTGGGAAGCAATTGCGATCGCCTACTGGGAAAATCAAGTTTACTCAAAAGCGGCAACAGCCTATCGACAAGCACCGCGCACACCTTTAAATGTCTACCGTATTGGTCGAAGCCTGCAACTGAGTAACAAGCGTACCGAAGCGATCGCAGCGTATCAGCAACTTATCCGCGAGTTCCCCTCTGCACCTGAAAGCGGTACAGCATTGTTAAACTTGGCACAAATTACCCAAAATAATAATGACAAATTATCA
Encoded proteins:
- a CDS encoding histidine phosphatase family protein, which translates into the protein MSQIVWIARHGNRIDFVNPEWFNTAERRFDPPLSDDGVVQAYQLGQRLKTENIAHIFASPFLRTVQTANQIAEALDLPIKLEAGLSEWLNPAWFPDMPEKLSIEALTELYPRIDPSYTSRIIPQYPETHAEMLVRAGKTATILADEFFSEDILLVGHGASVLGGAVGLVGATAKDRVKASLCCLVKVVRQEPDWLLELTGDTSHLSEVEEVIRFN
- a CDS encoding ABC transporter substrate-binding protein → MFKKFWSFIALFIFGIVLFSGCFIRQDNSDVVTVTLSGWSNLQEKQLLQQVLNEFEALHPNIKVKYDAIADEYMDVLKTRLIGDTAADVFYLDALEAPGLIEPGVLEPLDDYVTPEFDIADFQPSLLAAFQQNGKTYGFPKDFSTLVLFYNKQAFAEAGLSQPPQTWEELREYAKKLTVDQNNDGRIDRYGFGVNPELARLYFVIKAFGGELINTLEQATFASPESLQGLQLIVDQYRQDRSSAQPSDAGTTSGGEIFGQGKAAMVIEGPWLIPYLDDTFPALEYATAEVPTIAGKKGTMAYTVAYVMNKKSPHKREAWQLISYLTGKEGMTLWTSTGMALPTRKSVTQKLGYDQKPLYAPFIAGAEYATVWQAGKNLPTIMNNFNNQFISALLGEQPLDIAMQKAQNTANREIELMQ
- the larE gene encoding ATP-dependent sacrificial sulfur transferase LarE; this translates as MQEKLAQLQALFRDMEQALIAYSGGVDSTLVAKIAFDVLGDRALAITAVSPSLLPEELEDAKIQAAQIGIAHQAIQTHEMDNPNYTANPVNRCYFCKSELHDTLKPIAQQMGYPYIVDGVNADDLRDYRPGIQAAKERGVRSPLAEVGVTKAEVRQISQHLGLPWWDKPAQPCLSSRFPYGEEITVAKLQRVGRAEMYLRKLGLQNLRVRSEGDTARIELPPEKIKEFVLTTDLQTLVAAFQEFGFVYVTLDLEGYRSGKLNQVLPQVTNSV
- a CDS encoding SAM-dependent methyltransferase, with the translated sequence MAFQLENVVPWGRSLPEYIKMFDLTSDDFKLRILDCAGGPASFNAEMTKRGYSVVSCDPLYQFSSAEIAQRIQKTYPVILQGVRETRDHLVWRDIASPEQLGEIRMAAMRQFLDDFPVGVAAGRYITAKLPSLPFNLGEFDLALCAHLLFTYSEQFSLEFHLQSVLELCRVAKEVRIFPLLVNFSNDVSPWVEPVMNHLQNQGYTTEIKQVAYEFQKGGNQLLRVYKR
- a CDS encoding metal-sensitive transcriptional regulator, whose translation is MNRSHQLAEDKLPVTREEHSHSHDTRNGGDRIGESSAHPHVHSEESLRSIVNRLSRIEGHIRGVKTMVQESRPCPEVLVQIAAVRGALDRVARMILDAHLSECITRAAQEGNIEVEMAELKAALDRFLP
- a CDS encoding glucokinase, whose protein sequence is MTLLLAGDIGGTKTILRLVQQPEIGEMQTLYEERYISRNYPDLVPIVRQFLATAVKKTGKDTTPEKACFAIAGPVVNNAVKLTNLAWILDSQRLEQELKIAPISLINDFAAVSYGVLGLKEEDLHTLQAGKPQPSAPVAVIGAGTGLGQGFLIKKEKEFDVFASEGGHADFAPRSELEFLLLKYLLDKHDIQRVSVERVVSGQGIIAIYQFLRDREYATETPEIAEIVSTWEKQAGTEKSVDPAAVISTAALAGSDRLCEQTMQMFVEAYGAEAGNLALKLLPYNGLYIAGGIAPKILPLLQEGSFLRAFTSKGRMRSILEDVPVHIVLNPQVGLIGAALYAARL
- a CDS encoding ABC transporter substrate-binding protein, translated to MMQQIQNLLQRVFQVALILIALFVLELSLSGCQIANTQTPNVTKITFWHGVNPPSNRDVLQKLVDQFNQEHPDIQVESLYVGQAEQQLPKILAAVVGNAPPDLLWFNATLTGQLVELDAIRPLEDWLTALPVKKQLDPALFESMEYQGHIWSVPFGTNNSGVFYRPSLFQAAGITKLPETWEELRQVARQLTRDTDGDNRIDQHGMFLPLGKGEFAVFLWLPFMWSAGGELVGDTQQAVAVDLANNSGAIAALQFWQNLIADGSAVLSLPERGFEIDNFLAGKVAMQLTGPWTLGQLKSTGVDFGVFPIPVNKRRATGIGGENLFVFKSTPQREQAALKFAEFVLSEQFQTQWAIGTGYLPVNLKARENDQYKAFAKELPAVQVFLEQAQYGRSRPIFPGYSRVSENIGRALEAVLLGKSSPTEALQAAQRRLNLIFQ
- a CDS encoding ATP-binding protein, which produces MRAANTQSRISRALLRWQQRIPQPLRYLGLLEAYLIIWLALDEISLLFATAPEIFVWYPPVGLDVTLLFVFGLRYLPALFLNTLLHEYLITGYDLGLTPLLFFNFVTTVGYGGAAALLLRKIKINPRLRTLRDVMWFVSVMTLITPLIVGALQTFNIILRGIIPLSSWLIYTLHSWAGAATGIAMIAPFLLILLRQLPWIWAYKEQEAPAFEPSIFPLERKQRFELLLEIAALCLAIWAAYGAQRGESLDYTYFVFLPLIWIAIRHGFERAAAAVLFINIGVAIFVQARLSGSNVFALQFGMMAISLTGILLGGFASQRRQAETKLNYSAQHLQILHELDQAILATRSLSEIAVAAVTQVAQIIPCTRISLVMFDFEKSEFVLLAIYTAQETQSLGIRLPLATFGDIEPLQRGEVNVVQETRTFTEMPAAAELLLGNQVRAYINIPLMAQRTLMGALNLAKDTLGAFPSQLRTLAEQVASTVAIAMQQARLFEQIERQALHERSLNQISRTLNSSLDPQAVLCQIVQLTGECFAVDRVAIFAFNNRQIRVLNEWRSREEVVSILNYTAPVAEWPDLLDPESDFFRYHFFHAPDYTQQPMTQARLRLIEDAKTCSVLTVPIFVRDQLFGGLSIQTTTTYRTFTTEEISLLQRIAEQAAIALYNARSYESLEETVRQRTQELEQEKQLSEAANRAKTEFLSNISHELRTPLTGILGFSSVLLEQVFGSLNAKQIQYLELIASSGRHLLELINDLLDMTKIEAAKEELHFERVSVAEIADACISLFQERAREQGLKLELHIAPNVTDCIADKRRLKQILVNLLANAIKFTESGSVTLNITQTATEIQFSVIDTGIGISQEDLAKLFQPFQQLDSGLNRKYEGTGLGLALSRKLAQLHNGDLTVESELGRGSCFTLHLPLIVSGETT